The Colletotrichum destructivum chromosome 8, complete sequence genome includes the window GCTCTGTTGCACACGCTTGGCAGTGGCATGGAGGCTCCCATGTAGACTGTTCTTGGCCAAGAGCATCATGTCGCCTGAGACCGCACATGATGAGGACCGCATAGCCATCCTCCACGTCAACCCTGGCCATCATTTCCTCGCTTTTCACCTGACCCAGTACCGACACGGTACGCCAATGCCGTGAACGCGTCTCCGTCGTGTCCGAGATGATGAACATCGAGGCTTGAATCGTGGATGATATTGTAAGCAATCATGACAATTGCCAAGTGTAAGTAGTCATGACAATTGCCAAGAGTGAGAGAACTCTTCTCCCATCTCATCCGGCTAGCAGCCTCAAAGCTGATCCACCACCAAGAAGATGCTATAAAGCTGGCAACATCTCCAGCTCATTTCTACGGTATGAGATGAGACTTCCAGCACATCGAGTCTACTTGTGAACACCGCATTAAACCAGAAACAATGAAGTCTTCCAGCATCCTATCCCTCGGCTTGTTACTTGGGGCGACTAAGGCCATCGACATGAGAGAGTATGCACCAGCATGCGGGGTTGACCGAGGATTCAGAATCTGGTACAGGGAGTACGACGAATCCCAAGCCCTATGACTTTTGGGAAGAAACTCACGCGAAATCCTGCTTCTAGACTCCTTGCTTCCTTTGAGGACGCGACAACGGTTGAGGGTATTCTCGACTGGTTCGCGCCCGGTGGCGTCATGGTTCTCCGTGACCAGGAAGCCGCGGGGGACGAGATTCTCCAAGCTCGTGAAGCTATTCTACCCGCCGACGGTTCCGTGCAATGGAATGTACGTGCCACCAACTTTTTCCCTCTCAGCAACTTCCCAAATCTGGCCGGCTAACGTCGTTCAACCAGCACTTCCCAAACACCACCATTGTCTCTGACGAGACGCCGACGAACAAGTCCTTTGTGGTCTCTGGGGTCTTGCAGATCACCAACGGAACCTGTGCCACAACCTAGTAAGACATTTATGAACCCCACCCGCCCCATATCCCGGGACTGACGGTGCCGCTTCTAGCTTCCAAACACTCTTCACTGTCGAAAAGGACTTGACAACCGGCCAAGCGGACCTTGAGTCGCACGGCGGCCGCATTCTCGTCTACCACGGTTTCTCTATCAACGCAACGACCGATCCCTGCATCAAATAGATTTGTCGGTTTGTCGGTTTGCCAACTCGGGTAGTACCAGGACAGTGCAAGAACCTCGGATCGGAACCTCGGGTCTTACTGGCGAGTGAGATTGTTTGAGACGTTGAATATCTGATATCTAGTTGGTAGGTGGGCAGCCACAGGGTGACAAACCTCAAATTGATAGGTCAGCTACTATAGACGATGAAAGAAAGACGTCAGATTCTGAGCTACAATAAAACTACTACGCCCTTTACTTCTCAAACCAAGAGTCTGTTGTGCACCATGTATGCAGCAGCGATTTCTTGGCCCACTCTATATGCGCATGTTCCTCTCCACAGTTGATGACATACGCCACTGCCGCAGTTGTGACTCCAGAGTTGGCCTGAGCTTACTGTTTGTTCGTCTCGGCAGCATTGCAATGGTCGTGGTCAGACTCGCATCAAACTCGGGCCAAAGAAGAGGACGTGCAATAGTCGGCAGAGGCGGGCAGAAGATGTCGTCTAGCAGAACCCGCGTTGACATGATGGCCGCAGGGGATGAGAGGAGGAGCAGAACATGGTGATGGGATCGGATCGGATCATGGAAACAAGGTTCACGCTAGAACCAAAGCAGAAAACAATCGTGGTCTTGGCATCTCATCTCGGGGCCCTAGCCAAGCTCGGAAAGCTTCGTTTGGTATGCGGCGCGCCGCCCCCCCGTCTCACGTCTTATATCCGACGAAGACCTTCTGCCACCAACTTCGAcaatctctctctcatgCAACACAACCCCCCCCGACTTCTTTGATTATTTTCCTAAACCGGTGAACCGCTAGACCATCAAACATCGTGTCACATCTCGCGCGCAGGCTGCCAACTCCCTATGCCAATAAAAGTCCGGGCCCATAGGCTCCAAGACTCTCCACTCCGCGTCTGTGGCACAGTAATCCGCTTGGAAGAAGATTGCCAACCAGAACAAGACGAAGTGGCCCGGTCGTGTATCTCTGTGTGGTTCCTGGAACGATCTTAATTGGCTTGATAAGCCTCATGCTGGCCTCCAGAATGAACCCGCCTAGAGGTAATGTCACGTCTGAGGAGGCCATAGGCCGTGGACCATCAACAAGACGACGCTAATCTGATCAAAAGCGGACAAGGGGTTCGCTTTCGTCTTGGCCGACTCGCATGGCCAGCCGGCTGCTGAGGACCGTAAGCTGATCCGAAGTCATGTCATGAGGGGGAAGAATACCCGCAAACGAGCCATTCCTGCCATATATAAGGGCCGTCGCTCGGCCGTTGCTCTCAGGACACGAGGCCAAGAACACAGTGTAGAGGGCACGGGTTTGCCTGAAGGGTCCGGTGAAGATCGATCAGGATGTCTAACGCTCCACCATGATGCTCTCCCACCCTACggctaccaccaccacctcggcCTGACCCCTCTTACAGCAAATGCCTTCCCTTTTGTCACGTTCCCCGAGGAAATTGACAACAATGCCCGCAATATGCTGTGTATATGTGAGTcctcctcacccccccccgCTTCTTCAGGAGTGGAACATCCCTTCTGACATGTTGCGTGGCAGACTTTACCCGTCTGAAGAACACCATGTACCCGATTGCAAGGTATTCTCGTTCCGATTCCTCCTCCAACACGTATTGGTTCGACTGGACCCAGCTCGACCTAGCATATCTCCACTCCATCCTTTTCACAACGTCCTTCTTCTACGACAACGTTCAAGGACAAACAAGCGAGAGGACGAGATACCACTCATATAGGACTATTCACGAGCTCAACAAGCAATTGGCTCACGCGAAAACTGCCGTGACTGAGTCGACAACCACTGTGGTCATGGCTATAGCTCTGATGGCAGGATGCTTTGGGGATACAGCTTCTGCCCATATGCACATGATGGGCCTTAAACGGATTGTCGAGCTGCGCGGCGGCATAGAGTCGTATTCAAGTTACCCCCTTCTACAAGCAAAGCTTAGCCGGTAGGTTGTCCTATCTGTCTCCTGGTACGCTAGAATTTGCTAAGAACGATTTCTTGTAGGGCTGGTTTGGTCTACAGCTCCTGCACCGGTGCCGAGCCTGTATTCTGTGAAGGAACTCCCTCTTACGACTCGGCGTTTGATCATTTGCCTGAGCTCATTCAACTCAAGCCTCTAGATGCGACTTGCGTTTCCCGCTCACGTGCTCTTGTACGCACATTAGACAGGAGACTCTACAACGCATTCAAAGACGTTCAATGCCTCTCGCGCCTCATTAACGACAGCTACAACTCCGGCCATAAGATACCCGAGATGGCCCTCGAAGGGCTGTTGACGTCCGTCCAGGCCCGGCTGCTCTCGCTGCAGTTTGACAACCGTGGCAATAACACGGCCGAGCTCCTCCGGTTGTCGCTTGTTGCGTACTTGACGACCGTGTTCTGGAGTCTCCCGGGTCTGAAGTTCGACTACCCGCACCTGGCCGCCCAATTCCGGAAGGTCTGTCTCGGCTTTTCGCCTACCGCCACCGGAGAAGGAGAGTGTTTCGCCTGGGCTCTGACGGTGGGAGCGATATCGTTGTTCAACGGCCGTGACCGGGACTGGCTCCTACAGATACTACACCCCCTCATCCGAGATCACCTGGGAACGACGTGGGCTGAGGTCAGGAAGAGTCTGGGTCATATCA containing:
- a CDS encoding Putative fungal transcription factor, which produces MRGKNTRKRAIPAIYKGRRSAVALRTRGQEHSVEGTGLPEGSGEDRSGCLTLHHDALPPYGYHHHLGLTPLTANAFPFVTFPEEIDNNARNMLCIYFTRLKNTMYPIARYSRSDSSSNTYWFDWTQLDLAYLHSILFTTSFFYDNVQGQTSERTRYHSYRTIHELNKQLAHAKTAVTESTTTVVMAIALMAGCFGDTASAHMHMMGLKRIVELRGGIESYSSYPLLQAKLSRAGLVYSSCTGAEPVFCEGTPSYDSAFDHLPELIQLKPLDATCVSRSRALVRTLDRRLYNAFKDVQCLSRLINDSYNSGHKIPEMALEGLLTSVQARLLSLQFDNRGNNTAELLRLSLVAYLTTVFWSLPGLKFDYPHLAAQFRKVCLGFSPTATGEGECFAWALTVGAISLFNGRDRDWLLQILHPLIRDHLGTTWAEVRKSLGHIMWIGSIHDDLASEVFRSYLEDTGTGDAVAVE